TTCCAAGTGCAAAAGACTGTCGTATTTCTGTCATCACAAGCAGCGGATTGCGTTCACAACTGCTCGCTATGCACTACGGAAGAAATAATCAACAAGCGCGCCCTGCCCTGTTACGGCGACTCGTTCGCAATGTGCTCAACGCGCCTCTGCTGAACAATGCTTCGCCGATGAGAGCAGTGATGCGAATTTAAGCTGCGCTGCTCGCTACGAGCCGTGTCGACCTTGTTCGTACCGTCGGGCCTATAGGAAAACAATGAGCGCTTCCCTGCTCTATCACGACGCACACGGCGCAGCGGAAGAGGCCTGCCAGTGAGCGAGCCCGCAGCGGCACACAAAGCCGGCTCACGCGGTGCAAGGTCGTTTTCGTGGCTGCGGCGCTTTGCGCTCTTTATGCGCGCTAGATATTGATGATGAGCTAATGGCGTTGTTTAGAGAAGCAGCTGTCTGTGCACTTTCGCAGTAATGAGCCCTGATACGCGCACATCGAGCACAGTAAAAGGAGTTGGGCGTGATTGATTACCTGGTGATATTGGAAATGTTGGCAGTTCTCGTCGCCGGCTTTTTTCCATATTTGGTTGTCCAACGATATAGAGCTGGGGACCGGATTCACGAGACGtttgggcccgtattcacaaaaatctcTTACGCTAGAGTCATTCGCGAGAAATAaattcagccaatcctgatgctggacatgccGTTAGCGAAGGCCGCCAGCCAATGGCAGCGAGCACTTCCGAACGAAATGCTTTGTGAATTAGGCCCTTAGTTCTTAAGTGCTTTTTGCCATTGGGCAGCCGCCTTAGCTAATAATATGTGCAGCATCACGACTGGCTGAATATTTTCTCTTAGGAACAATTTTAGCGAAAGAACGTTTCTTGAATACGGGCCCAGAGGTTTACGTTCTCTATTCCGCAACAAAAGCTGTTTTACTTTATATCGACGTTTTGCGAATGCTAATGAAAGCCCTTTATATACAGAGCTACTTGTACTTGAGAATGACAAACTGATGGGGAAACATgcacaagaaaggaaacacgTACGTGACCACTGAGAGCAAGCGTTCTGTATAAAAGCGACAGTCAAGGATTTTCTTCCAGCAGGGTGGATATGTGAATGTACTAAACAAGCAataaaacaggaaagaaaagaaaagagcaagCGAAATTCGCCTATGCTTTTCCGCCCACTCTCATCCTACGCAGTCATCATAATCCATAAATGGGCGCCATTCATCCCAAGGCACACTTAAGGTTCAAAAGGGGACTCGAGCCTTTTGACCGACTCGGCTCGTGCCGCCTCGGCGTCGAGCTCTTCTGCCGGGGGGCGGTGAAATTGGCCTCTCTTTAGAATCCGGGCCGAAGGAGCGCGCGTGTATGTACGTTGGGCAAACGGCGGCTGTTGCGGGTACGtgttcgcactttttttttttcgcgtgttcTTCGCCATCCGCGCTGAAAATTTTAACGAGGCGCTGCTGCGTTTTGCACCCCTTCCCGCGAACCCCCGTCGCAGGTGCGCGGTGTGCCCGCTCCGAccacggcgacgacgacgcagTACGGCCGGCGGCTCCCGATGCCGACTGCGTCACCCAAGGGGCCCAGCGACAGCTGTCGCGTCGTCGGCGTGCCTCCTCGGGCGCAGCTTGACGCGGCGGAGCGCCGGGCTGCTCCGGGTATGGCCGCCGTTCTGGCGTCGGCGCGCGGTTGCGACCGCGGCCCGCAGCCGTTGCAGGGATCCGCGACTCCCGAGGCCAGTCTGCGCGTGCAGCGAGCCCTCCTGAAACTCGAGCTGCCCGAATGGTTCCGGCAGCACTACAGGCCTCCCAGAAGGGATCACTGGCTCGGCGACGACGCGGCCCAGTGGCCCAAGTGGCGCGCGCTTCCGGGCAAAGACGCCAAGCAGCCGGCAGGTCTCCGGCCCTCCCAGGTTCGTTCCCGTTGCCTGAGTCGTCTGCGTATAAGCGTGCCTGGGCTGCATGCATCGACGGGTGTGCATGTGAACGTACTATTTATTTCCGTTTATATTCGTGTATCTTCGTGTGTGGTGGGGCTACCCGCTACGCCGACAAATTCTAAACGCAGTTTAACAGACAAGGGCAAAAAATTAGGCTCGGTTATAACAAACAACGCTAACACTTCACCTAACGGGTAACACTTCAGTGTGTGATTTCTGTAAAAAAGATTTTCGTGCATGGGAAAAGATCCATCTTGTTCAAGTTGTTCGTACGAAGCTGGTCGTGTCCGCTTGCAATAATCCGCTGCTGTCATAGCTATAGAGTTCATGGCGGCGCAGGAGTCGCTGAAAGCTGCTGAATTTATTGCGACATCAACTGCGACTTTGAAATTGCGTTtgctccgtccgtccgtccatgccGTTGCACTGACGACGTTATGGTATCGTCGTCAGGCTGCCTCACCATCTGCATagcgcgaagaaaaagaaaacttcgttCACTAGCACAACTACATTGCTCGTGCTGCAAGCAATCCAAGTCACACCGAACTAGATTGTACTGTAGTAGAACAGCCTCTTAACGTATACACTGCGATGCCAGATAGCGCATGGTTGTTCTGCGTTATCAAATAATAAATCCCCGCGTAGTATATATTTGCCTCCTTGGTACCTATAAGGGACACTGACCTGCTAAAGTAATAGCGCAAACTGTCACGTGGTATCGCCCCGTCACGtggtttctttttctatttcgcgggctttctttggcaTGCGAAAAAAAGGACCActtgagatatatcgtgttggaaacaatttattcaGAGGTTTCCCAAGGTTCTCTACAACTTTGAATATCACACTTGGAGTCTGCAGCCAATGCTTAAAAAGTTAATGATTGGTTAAACATAATAATCCGCTAGTTGATTGGTTAACTCTAGACCAGTGCCAatattatgcattcggttcaactcgcgtccggagggCCTTTAATTTTTAAAACTTTGACTCGAGTAATGTGGGACAACCTGTGTAGTAGCTCATATACAGTGcgcatttctttttaatttgaaca
This Dermacentor albipictus isolate Rhodes 1998 colony chromosome 1, USDA_Dalb.pri_finalv2, whole genome shotgun sequence DNA region includes the following protein-coding sequences:
- the LOC139047769 gene encoding uncharacterized protein isoform X2, whose protein sequence is MIQACGSSHGGAERGPSCVGVRSCAGVYWSSPSDDFKHSHQPPPERQERQEYCYLSSRDAFSRRAFRHRNHSGPGSHSRWQAAVPDAEVRGVPAPTTATTTQYGRRLPMPTASPKGPSDSCRVVGVPPRAQLDAAERRAAPGMAAVLASARGCDRGPQPLQGSATPEASLRVQRALLKLELPEWFRQHYRPPRRDHWLGDDAAQWPKWRALPGKDAKQPAGLRPSQLRHRCRLTGGIW